The Aythya fuligula isolate bAytFul2 chromosome 2, bAytFul2.pri, whole genome shotgun sequence genome contains a region encoding:
- the MTPAP gene encoding poly(A) RNA polymerase, mitochondrial, protein MALRAGGRALRLLPGRLRAPAARLGSRGAAEAQEDAEVNTRKKTFTEVQTERLEQAERTVLIKCPSRLNEKKLLQYLSSHGKINSHFFFENRGIHALIEFSEKSSVASLQDVVGIPKAVEHHVVPFKSRLFTFTLKNPVAKTAEETPVHLSPQSHIPVNELIQKLHKADSISSQMYILLNEYQLTEENIKLRFLACSLVQDFARAYFPDSTVKPFGSSVNTFGKLGCDVDMFLDFRDAQEHAAKMKKGPFEMEYQMKRLPSERLATQKILSVIGDCLDNFGPGCVSIQKILNARCPLVKFAHQPTGFQCDLSVSNSIAIRSSELLYIYGTLDPRVRALVFSLRCWARVHGLTNSIPGTWITNFSLTMMVMFFLQKRSPPIIPTLDQLKELADEKDKHIIGGYDCSFVSDLSKINPTKNTETLDELLCDFFEYFGNFDFRKNSLNLRRGKEVNKPESSPLYIWNPFEQDLNISKNVNQPQLEKFVAMARESAWILQKEDRTQRMINKEPWGLAALLIPFGKSNTNKMRRTKGMGSETIRSLLDSLKLSNASNLQKAVGK, encoded by the exons aTGGCGCTGCgagcgggcgggcgggcgctgCGCCTGCTGCCGGGCCGCCTCAGGGCGCCCGCGGCCCGCCTCGGCTCGCGGGGGGCGGCCGAGGCGCAGGAGG ATGCTGAAGTCAATACCAGAAAGAAGACATTCACAGAGGTTCAAACGGAACGACTGGAGCAAGCGGAACgaactgttttaattaaatgccCATCAagacttaatgaaaaaaaattactgcagtATTTATCCAGTCATGGAAAAATTAACAGTCACTTCTTTTTTGAAAATCGG ggTATCCATGCTTTAATagaattttctgaaaagagCAGCGTAGCCTCATTACAAGATGTTGTTGGAATTCCAAAGGCTGTAGAGCATCATGTCGTCCCATTTAAATCTAGACTTTTTACCTTCACGCTGAAAAACCCAGTGGCTAAAACTGCTGAAGAAACACCAGTTCATCTCTCCCCTCAGTCTCACATTCCAGTGAACGAGCTTATTCAAAAACTTCATAAGGCAGACAGT atAAGCAGTCAAATGTACATTCTGCTGAATGAGTATCAGCTCACCGAAGAAAATATCAAGCTCCGATTTCTGGCCTGTTCCCTGGTTCAGGATTTTGCACGTGCATATTTTCCAGACAGCACGGTAAAGCCGTTTGGCTCTTCAGTGAACACCTTTGGCAAACTGGGATGCGATGTGGACATGTTTCTGGACTTCCGTGACGCACAAGAGCATGCTGCAAAAATG AAAAAAGGTCCCTTTGAAATGGAGTATCAGATGAAAAGATTGCCATCAGAAAGATTAGCAACTCAGAAAATTCTTTCTGTGATCGGTGATTGCCTTGATAATTTTGGTCCCGGATGCGTGAGCATACAGAAGATACTCAATGCTCGCTGCCCACTGGTGAAATTTGCCCATCAGCCGACAGGATTCCAGTGTGATCTGTCCGTGAGCAACAG tatTGCTATCAGAAGTTCAGAACTCTTGTACATCTATGGCACCCTTGATCCCCGTGTGAGAGCCCTGGTGTTCAGTTTGCGATGTTGGGCCCGTGTTCATGGACTTACCAATAGCATTCCTGGTACCTGGATTACAAACTTCTCTCTGACCATGATGGTCATGttttttctgcaaaagagaTCACCACCTATCATTCCAACACTAGATCAGCTTAAAGAACTGGCAG ATGAAAAAGACAAGCATATAATTGGAGGATATGATTGCTCATTTGTTAGCGATTTAAGCAAGATTAACCctacaaaaaatacagaaacacttG ATGAGCTGCTCTGTGACTTCTTTGAGTATTTTGGAAACTTTGACTTCAGGAAGAATTCCTTAAATCTTCGACGG GGAAAGGAAGTAAATAAACCTGAGTCGTCTCCTCTTTATATCTGGAATCCCTTTGAACAAGACCTTAATATCAGCAAGAATGTTAATCAGCCACAGCTGGAGAAATTTGTAGCTATGGCCCGAGAAAGTGCCTGGATTTTACAGAAGGAAGATAGAACTCAGCGAATGATCAATAAAGAGCCCTGGGGACTGGCAGCCCTACTAATACCATTTGGAAAAAGTAATACAAACAAGATGAGAAGGACAAAGGGAATGGGAAGTGAAACAATCAGAAGCCTTTTAGACTCCTTAAAGTTAAGTAATGCAAGCAACCTACAAAAAGCAGTGGGAAAGTGA